Proteins encoded by one window of Streptomyces sp. NBC_01571:
- the hrpB gene encoding ATP-dependent helicase HrpB, translated as MIRTDALDRLPVRSAVPALRDALEEHGAAVLCAPPGTGKTTLVPLVLAGLVGGGPARRVLVAEPRRIAARAAARRMAWLLGEQVGENVGYTVRGERVVGPRARVEVVTTGVLLQRLQRDQELAGVDVVVLDECHERHLDADTVAAFLLDVRAALRPELRLVAASATTDAEGWARLLGGAPVVEAQGVSYPVEVVWAPPARPVRPPHGMRVDPALLVHVVSVVRRALAERDGDVLCFLPGVGEIARVAGQLGDFGGIDVLQVHGRAPAAVQDAVLAPGAGRRVVLATSVAESSLTVPGVRVVVDSGLAREPRVDHARGLSALTTVRAAQAAGRQRAGRAGREAPGRVYRCWSEAEDARLPRFPAPEIKVADLTAFALQAACWGDPEATGLALLDPPPAGAMAAARSVLAAVGAVDPAGRATQRGVRMSRLGLHPRLARALLDAVPEVGADRAADVVALLSEEPPREYGDDLAAAWRTARRGGDAYAARWRTEARRLRSATKDAAKKAPKDLPPDRDTGGRAGPGDDRVVGLVAALAFPERLARAQGGSYLMVNGTRADIGDGSALRDAPWLAVAVADRPVGAGHARVRLGAVVDEGTARRAAASFAAEGEEVHWSEGDVVARRVERLGAVELAVRPLRNADPGLVREALLEGLRADGLGLLRWSPDAEALRRRLAFLRLHLGAPWPDVGDDALHARVAEWLEPELSRARRRADLARIDAGQALARLLPWATGEAARLEELAPERIEVPSGSRIRVDYANPEQPVLAVKLQEMFGLHASPAVAGVPVLVHLLSPAGRPAAVTADLASFWKDGYRAVRAELRGRYPRHPWPEDPAAAEPTRHTNARLRR; from the coding sequence GTGATCCGTACCGACGCCCTCGACCGGCTGCCCGTCCGTTCCGCCGTGCCCGCGCTGCGCGACGCCCTGGAGGAGCACGGTGCGGCGGTGTTGTGCGCCCCGCCGGGCACCGGCAAGACGACACTCGTGCCGTTGGTTCTCGCCGGGCTCGTCGGCGGGGGCCCGGCGCGCCGGGTGCTGGTCGCCGAACCGCGGCGGATCGCGGCCCGGGCCGCCGCCCGGCGGATGGCGTGGCTGCTCGGCGAGCAGGTCGGCGAGAACGTGGGTTACACGGTGCGCGGGGAGCGGGTCGTGGGGCCACGCGCGCGCGTGGAGGTCGTCACGACGGGAGTGCTCCTGCAGCGGCTGCAGAGGGACCAGGAGCTCGCGGGCGTCGACGTGGTGGTCCTCGACGAGTGCCACGAACGGCATCTGGACGCCGACACGGTGGCCGCCTTCCTCCTGGACGTCCGGGCCGCGCTCCGTCCCGAACTGCGGCTCGTGGCCGCCTCCGCCACGACCGACGCCGAGGGCTGGGCCCGGCTGCTGGGCGGGGCGCCGGTCGTCGAGGCGCAGGGGGTCTCGTATCCGGTGGAGGTGGTCTGGGCGCCTCCGGCGCGGCCCGTCCGTCCGCCGCACGGCATGCGGGTCGATCCCGCTCTGCTCGTACACGTGGTGTCGGTGGTGCGGCGGGCGCTGGCCGAGCGCGACGGGGACGTGCTGTGTTTCCTGCCCGGCGTGGGGGAGATCGCGCGGGTCGCCGGTCAGTTGGGGGACTTCGGCGGGATCGACGTGCTCCAGGTGCACGGGCGGGCGCCCGCGGCGGTGCAGGACGCGGTGCTGGCCCCAGGCGCCGGGCGCCGGGTGGTCCTGGCCACCTCCGTCGCCGAGTCGTCGCTGACGGTTCCCGGAGTGCGGGTGGTCGTGGACTCGGGGCTCGCGCGCGAGCCCCGGGTGGACCACGCGCGCGGGCTGAGCGCGCTGACGACGGTGCGGGCCGCGCAGGCGGCCGGACGACAGCGGGCGGGGCGGGCCGGCCGTGAGGCGCCGGGACGGGTGTACCGCTGCTGGTCCGAGGCGGAGGACGCCCGTCTCCCACGCTTTCCCGCGCCCGAGATCAAGGTGGCCGACCTGACGGCGTTCGCCCTGCAGGCGGCCTGTTGGGGCGATCCGGAGGCGACGGGACTGGCCCTGCTGGACCCTCCGCCGGCCGGCGCGATGGCGGCGGCGCGGTCCGTCCTGGCGGCGGTGGGCGCGGTGGACCCGGCGGGCCGGGCCACGCAACGGGGTGTGCGCATGTCCCGGCTGGGCCTGCACCCACGGCTGGCGCGGGCACTGTTGGACGCGGTGCCCGAGGTCGGTGCGGACCGGGCGGCCGACGTGGTCGCGCTGCTGAGTGAGGAGCCGCCGCGGGAGTACGGGGACGATCTGGCGGCGGCCTGGCGGACGGCCCGGCGCGGCGGTGACGCCTACGCGGCACGCTGGCGCACCGAGGCGCGCCGACTGCGCTCGGCCACCAAGGACGCCGCGAAGAAGGCGCCGAAGGACCTGCCGCCGGACAGGGACACGGGTGGCCGGGCCGGCCCCGGGGACGACCGCGTCGTCGGGCTGGTCGCCGCCCTCGCGTTCCCCGAGCGCCTCGCGCGGGCGCAGGGCGGCTCGTACCTGATGGTGAACGGGACCCGCGCCGACATCGGTGACGGTTCCGCCCTGCGCGACGCGCCCTGGCTGGCCGTCGCCGTGGCCGACCGTCCCGTCGGCGCCGGGCACGCGCGCGTGCGGCTCGGGGCGGTGGTGGACGAGGGGACGGCCCGGCGCGCCGCCGCGAGCTTCGCGGCCGAGGGCGAGGAGGTCCACTGGTCCGAGGGCGATGTCGTCGCGCGGCGGGTCGAGCGGCTCGGGGCGGTGGAGCTGGCGGTGCGCCCGCTCAGGAACGCCGACCCCGGGCTCGTACGCGAGGCGCTGCTGGAGGGACTGCGGGCGGACGGACTCGGGTTGCTGCGGTGGTCGCCGGACGCCGAGGCGCTGCGCCGGCGGCTCGCCTTTCTGCGACTGCATCTCGGCGCGCCCTGGCCCGACGTGGGCGACGACGCGCTCCACGCGCGCGTGGCGGAGTGGCTGGAGCCGGAGCTGAGCCGCGCGCGGCGGCGGGCCGATCTGGCGCGGATCGACGCGGGGCAGGCCCTGGCCCGGCTGCTGCCCTGGGCCACTGGTGAGGCAGCCCGGCTGGAGGAGCTCGCGCCCGAGCGGATCGAGGTGCCCAGCGGGTCCAGGATCCGGGTCGACTACGCCAATCCCGAACAGCCCGTCCTCGCCGTCAAGTTGCAGGAGATGTTCGGCCTCCACGCGTCACCCGCCGTGGCCGGGGTGCCCGTACTCGTCCATCTGCTGTCGCCCGCGGGGCGGCCCGCCGCGGTCACCGCCGACCTCGCCTCCTTCTGGAAGGACGGCTACCGGGCGGTCCGGGCCGAACTGCGCGGCCGTTACCCCAGGCATCCGTGGCCCGAGGATCCGGCGGCCGCGGAGCCGACCCGCCATACCAACGCGCGGCTCAGGCGCTGA
- a CDS encoding DUF3068 domain-containing protein, translating to MRRKASLILLALAVFCAALSPLTRWYVFPRVAKIPADQYQDMVLEAKDATLLDYGTMKAKKVPEVTVVQTLKGNVEASDRIERTAGRDVVVWDSLSYVQGPDGKMVSKLPERYIFDAHTQEPVHATGESVDGDPVRRDGIEFKWPFRTEKRDYEYFDAQTRTSAPIHYEGTRTFRGVEVYYFEQTIPWTKVAFPKVMPVQGITAQSVARTGTTRWYTTVRRFWVEPVTGAPVYGEEIHKEELRGGTLLGGRAKVTAFAGHVKMREDYIEHTVALVKSNRTLVLLMTSYLPWGLLFLGAALLSLSLYLEARGRRPDDPAPARAARPEPVSA from the coding sequence ATGCGCCGCAAGGCCAGCCTGATCCTGCTCGCCCTCGCCGTGTTCTGCGCGGCACTGTCCCCACTGACGCGCTGGTACGTCTTCCCACGGGTGGCCAAGATCCCCGCCGACCAGTACCAGGACATGGTCCTGGAGGCGAAGGACGCGACCCTGCTCGACTACGGCACCATGAAGGCGAAGAAGGTCCCCGAGGTCACTGTCGTGCAGACCCTCAAGGGCAACGTCGAGGCCTCCGACCGGATCGAGCGGACGGCGGGCCGCGACGTGGTCGTCTGGGACTCCCTCTCCTACGTGCAGGGCCCCGACGGGAAGATGGTCTCCAAGCTCCCCGAGCGCTACATCTTCGACGCCCACACCCAGGAACCCGTCCACGCGACCGGCGAGTCGGTCGACGGCGACCCCGTCCGGCGCGACGGCATCGAGTTCAAGTGGCCCTTCCGGACGGAGAAGCGGGACTACGAGTACTTCGACGCGCAGACCCGCACCTCGGCCCCCATCCACTACGAGGGCACCCGCACCTTCCGCGGCGTCGAGGTCTACTACTTCGAGCAGACGATTCCCTGGACGAAGGTCGCGTTCCCCAAGGTCATGCCCGTCCAGGGCATCACCGCGCAGTCGGTCGCCAGGACCGGTACGACACGCTGGTACACGACCGTCCGCAGATTCTGGGTCGAACCGGTCACCGGGGCACCGGTCTACGGCGAGGAGATCCACAAGGAGGAACTGCGCGGCGGCACCCTGCTCGGCGGGCGCGCCAAGGTGACCGCCTTCGCCGGGCACGTGAAGATGCGCGAGGACTACATCGAGCACACCGTCGCCCTGGTCAAGTCCAACCGCACCCTGGTCCTGCTGATGACCTCCTACCTCCCCTGGGGCCTGCTGTTCCTGGGCGCCGCCCTGCTGTCCCTCTCCCTCTACCTGGAGGCGCGCGGCCGCCGCCCCGACGATCCCGCCCCCGCCCGGGCCGCACGGCCCGAGCCGGTCAGCGCCTGA
- a CDS encoding class I SAM-dependent methyltransferase translates to MTPPRRVEGPSPQINTREPIIQEPEQSEPEATRRDADVTESSRANRSWWDRNADDYQIEHGTFLGDDRFVWGPEGLDEVEAELLGPPEDLKGKDVLEIGAGAAQCSRWLAAQGARPVALDLSHRQLQHALRIGGRVPLVEADAGALPFADGSFDLACSAYGALPFVADPVRVLREVHRVLRPGGRFVFSVTHPVRWAFPDEPGPEGLSVSASYFDRTPYVEQDDEGRAVYVEHHRTVGDRVRDVVAGGFRLVDVVEPEWPAWNTQEWGGWSPLRGNLIPGTAIFVCLRD, encoded by the coding sequence GTGACACCCCCGAGGCGGGTCGAAGGGCCGAGCCCGCAGATTAATACGAGGGAGCCGATCATCCAAGAGCCCGAGCAGTCCGAGCCCGAAGCCACCCGACGCGACGCGGACGTCACGGAGAGTTCCCGCGCCAATCGCAGCTGGTGGGACCGGAACGCGGACGACTATCAGATCGAGCACGGCACGTTCCTCGGGGACGACCGCTTCGTGTGGGGCCCCGAGGGCCTCGACGAGGTGGAGGCCGAGCTGCTCGGCCCGCCGGAGGACCTCAAGGGGAAGGACGTCCTGGAGATCGGCGCCGGCGCGGCCCAGTGCTCGCGCTGGCTGGCGGCCCAGGGCGCCCGCCCGGTCGCCCTGGACCTCTCCCACCGCCAGCTCCAGCACGCGCTGCGCATCGGCGGCCGGGTGCCGCTGGTGGAGGCCGACGCGGGCGCGCTGCCCTTCGCGGACGGCTCCTTCGACCTCGCGTGTTCCGCGTACGGGGCGCTGCCGTTCGTCGCCGACCCCGTCCGGGTGCTGCGCGAGGTGCACCGCGTCCTGCGTCCCGGCGGCCGCTTCGTCTTCTCCGTGACGCATCCGGTCCGCTGGGCGTTCCCGGACGAGCCGGGCCCGGAAGGACTGTCGGTCTCCGCCTCGTACTTCGACCGCACTCCCTACGTCGAGCAGGACGACGAGGGCCGCGCGGTGTACGTCGAACACCACAGGACGGTGGGCGACCGGGTGCGTGACGTGGTGGCCGGGGGCTTCCGGCTCGTGGACGTCGTCGAGCCGGAGTGGCCCGCCTGGAACACCCAGGAGTGGGGCGGCTGGTCCCCGCTGCGCGGGAACCTGATCCCGGGCACCGCGATCTTCGTGTGCCTGCGGGACTGA
- the coaE gene encoding dephospho-CoA kinase — translation MLKVGLTGGIGAGKSEVSRLLVEHGAVLVDADRIAREVVEPGTPGLAAVVEAFGTEVLAPDGSLDRPGLGSIVFADPGKLAVLNSIVHPLVGARSRALESAAAPDAVVVHDVPLLAENSLAGLYDLVIVVDAAPETQLDRLVRLRGMTEADARARMAAQATREQRLAIADVVIDNDVPLEQLRRRVGEVWADLVRRAHAREE, via the coding sequence ATGTTGAAGGTGGGCCTGACCGGCGGTATCGGCGCCGGCAAGAGCGAGGTGTCGCGGCTCCTCGTCGAGCACGGCGCGGTACTGGTCGACGCGGACCGCATCGCGCGAGAGGTCGTCGAACCCGGAACTCCCGGGCTCGCGGCCGTCGTCGAGGCCTTCGGCACGGAGGTGCTCGCACCGGACGGAAGCCTGGACCGTCCCGGACTGGGCTCGATCGTCTTCGCCGACCCCGGGAAACTCGCGGTCCTGAACTCGATCGTGCACCCCCTGGTGGGGGCTCGCTCCCGCGCCCTGGAGAGCGCCGCCGCGCCCGACGCCGTGGTCGTCCACGACGTCCCCCTCCTGGCTGAGAACTCCCTCGCAGGCCTCTACGACCTCGTGATCGTCGTGGACGCCGCCCCCGAGACCCAGCTCGACCGGCTGGTGCGGCTGCGCGGCATGACCGAGGCTGACGCCCGCGCCCGCATGGCCGCTCAGGCCACCCGCGAACAGCGCCTCGCGATCGCCGACGTCGTCATCGACAACGACGTACCCCTGGAGCAGCTGAGGCGGCGCGTGGGGGAGGTGTGGGCGGATCTCGTACGCCGAGCGCACGCTCGCGAGGAATAG
- a CDS encoding flavin monoamine oxidase family protein: MFATMGALGLAPTAQAAQREQPYRAPKSGDFTLTGRGAAKVVIVGGGIAGLASAYELGKAGYDCTVLEARDRTGGRNFTVRGGDTTTDLYGNTQTARFGDGQYMNAGPARIPQWMVTLDYCRELGVPVEVFTNTNADAYMYNESSGMTKPVRHRTAKADVYGYVSELLAKATDKGALDKELTATDQDRLVEFLKDFGELGDGLAYEGGPRRGYTTVPAAAGTPGVLLGDVPTASEVFASGVGRYFSFEFEFDQAMLMFQPVGGMDQIPKALTRAIGSHRIRTGAVVSRITDKGNGVTVTYTQGGRTKSLDADFCVGALPPNILAGIPHNLGSGVQNALEAITPQSAGKIGLEYRSRWWELDHRIYGGITETDQDVTHIWHPSYGFNGRRGVMIGYYNYGSDADSYAKLSPKDREKRAVAAGVKIYGEKYRTELDSSFSHHWRQTPHLEAAWHDTPGGPDDPRYAPLNRPTGRVHFAGDWLSYTDAWQHGAFTSARNAVTSIHARVLSS; encoded by the coding sequence ATGTTCGCCACCATGGGGGCCCTCGGCCTCGCGCCCACCGCGCAGGCAGCCCAGCGTGAACAGCCGTACCGCGCACCGAAGTCGGGCGATTTCACACTCACCGGGAGAGGCGCCGCGAAGGTCGTGATCGTAGGCGGGGGCATCGCCGGACTCGCCTCCGCGTACGAGCTCGGCAAGGCGGGCTACGACTGTACGGTCCTGGAGGCGAGGGACCGGACCGGCGGCCGTAACTTCACCGTGCGCGGTGGGGACACGACCACCGACCTGTACGGCAACACCCAGACGGCGCGGTTCGGCGACGGCCAGTACATGAACGCCGGACCGGCCCGCATCCCGCAGTGGATGGTCACCCTCGACTACTGCCGCGAACTCGGCGTCCCCGTCGAGGTGTTCACGAACACGAACGCGGATGCGTACATGTACAACGAGTCGTCCGGCATGACCAAGCCCGTACGCCACCGCACCGCCAAAGCCGACGTGTACGGCTACGTCTCCGAACTCCTCGCCAAGGCCACCGACAAGGGCGCCCTCGACAAGGAGCTGACCGCCACCGACCAGGACCGGCTCGTCGAGTTCCTCAAGGACTTCGGTGAACTCGGCGACGGACTCGCATACGAGGGCGGACCACGCCGCGGCTACACCACCGTCCCCGCCGCCGCCGGGACTCCGGGGGTGCTCCTCGGCGACGTACCGACCGCCTCCGAGGTCTTCGCCAGCGGCGTCGGCCGCTACTTCTCCTTCGAGTTCGAATTCGACCAGGCCATGCTGATGTTCCAGCCCGTGGGCGGCATGGACCAGATACCGAAGGCGCTCACCAGGGCGATCGGTTCCCACCGCATACGCACCGGAGCGGTGGTCTCCCGGATCACCGACAAGGGGAACGGCGTCACCGTCACCTACACCCAGGGCGGGCGCACGAAATCCCTCGACGCCGACTTCTGCGTCGGCGCCCTGCCACCCAACATCCTCGCCGGAATCCCGCACAACCTCGGCTCCGGCGTACAGAACGCCCTGGAGGCGATCACCCCGCAGTCCGCGGGCAAGATCGGCCTCGAATACCGCTCACGCTGGTGGGAGCTCGATCACCGCATCTACGGCGGCATCACCGAGACCGACCAGGACGTCACCCACATCTGGCACCCCTCCTACGGCTTCAACGGCCGGCGCGGCGTCATGATCGGCTACTACAACTACGGCTCCGACGCGGACTCCTACGCCAAGCTCAGCCCCAAGGACCGCGAGAAGCGCGCGGTGGCCGCGGGCGTGAAGATCTACGGCGAGAAGTACCGCACCGAACTCGACTCGTCCTTCTCCCACCACTGGCGCCAGACACCCCACCTGGAAGCCGCCTGGCACGACACCCCCGGCGGCCCCGACGACCCCCGCTACGCACCCCTGAACCGGCCCACCGGACGCGTCCACTTCGCGGGCGACTGGCTCAGCTACACCGACGCCTGGCAGCACGGCGCCTTCACCTCCGCCCGCAACGCCGTCACCTCGATCCACGCGCGCGTGCTGTCGTCGTAA
- a CDS encoding tetratricopeptide repeat protein has product MPETSGPTGRTPETHVIDFRAAEQLLAARDPRGAVKLLDPVIAAHPENTAARLLRARAFFAAAQLRPAELEFTIVLEREPDNAFAHFALARTYERQLRPEQAKRHFRLAAALDPKPQYLEAARFDSDTP; this is encoded by the coding sequence GTGCCCGAGACCAGCGGACCGACCGGACGTACTCCGGAGACGCATGTCATCGACTTCCGTGCCGCCGAGCAGCTGCTCGCCGCGCGCGACCCGCGGGGCGCGGTGAAGCTGCTCGACCCGGTGATCGCCGCACATCCGGAGAACACGGCGGCCCGCCTGCTGCGCGCACGTGCCTTCTTCGCCGCCGCGCAACTGCGCCCCGCCGAGCTGGAGTTCACGATCGTGCTGGAGCGCGAACCGGACAACGCGTTCGCGCACTTCGCGCTCGCCCGCACCTATGAGCGCCAGCTCCGCCCCGAGCAGGCCAAGCGGCACTTCAGACTGGCGGCGGCGCTCGATCCGAAACCGCAGTACCTGGAAGCCGCGCGCTTCGACTCGGACACACCCTAA
- a CDS encoding SPW_0924 family protein, producing the protein MRALIAAATGLAVALALVFTITAMGSPAGRTSPKPLLTTVPKHP; encoded by the coding sequence ATGCGCGCCCTCATCGCCGCCGCGACCGGTCTCGCCGTGGCGCTCGCCCTGGTGTTCACCATCACCGCCATGGGCTCACCGGCCGGCAGGACGTCGCCGAAGCCGCTGCTCACCACCGTCCCCAAGCATCCGTAA
- a CDS encoding right-handed parallel beta-helix repeat-containing protein: MRIRCALLLPLLGATLATGGMLASAPTATAAQTIEVATAAQLKSALTSAAPGDTIHLADGTYTGNFKTTTVATSGARITLSGSSKAVLTAGGGYGLHLNGASYWTVRGVTVTGGQKGIMIDSAKGVVVDSVTVHGLDMEGVHFRNSSTDGAIRNSRIYDTGNDGRGMGEGVYVGTAGGTSDRSDRIEIAGNTIGPDVGGENVDIKEGTTGARITGNTFDGSGLTGANFDDSWVDVKGNDVLVENNKGTATTNDGYETHTQQSGWGCATVFRGNTSDLRGASGDKQLAVNVTNYSTSCRTTVYASNTVTGGEGLTNITVTP; the protein is encoded by the coding sequence ATGCGTATCCGATGCGCGCTCCTCCTCCCCCTGCTCGGCGCGACACTGGCCACGGGCGGGATGCTGGCGTCAGCGCCCACCGCGACCGCGGCCCAGACCATCGAGGTCGCCACGGCGGCTCAGCTGAAGTCGGCGCTCACCTCCGCCGCGCCCGGCGACACCATCCACCTCGCGGACGGCACGTACACCGGCAACTTCAAGACGACGACGGTCGCGACCTCCGGCGCCCGCATCACCCTCAGCGGCTCCTCGAAGGCCGTCCTCACAGCGGGCGGCGGCTATGGGCTGCATCTCAACGGCGCCTCGTACTGGACGGTCCGGGGCGTCACCGTCACCGGTGGCCAGAAGGGCATCATGATCGACTCGGCGAAGGGCGTCGTGGTCGACTCGGTGACCGTCCACGGGCTCGACATGGAGGGCGTCCACTTCCGCAACTCCAGCACGGACGGCGCGATCAGGAACTCGAGGATCTACGACACCGGCAACGACGGCCGCGGCATGGGCGAGGGAGTTTACGTCGGCACGGCCGGCGGGACCTCGGACAGGAGCGACCGCATCGAGATCGCCGGCAACACGATCGGACCGGACGTGGGCGGCGAGAACGTCGACATCAAGGAGGGCACCACGGGTGCGCGCATCACCGGCAACACGTTCGACGGCAGCGGTCTGACCGGCGCCAACTTCGACGACTCCTGGGTCGACGTGAAGGGCAACGACGTCCTCGTCGAGAACAACAAGGGCACCGCCACCACGAACGACGGCTACGAGACCCACACGCAGCAGTCCGGCTGGGGCTGCGCCACGGTGTTCCGCGGCAACACCTCGGACCTGCGGGGCGCGTCGGGCGACAAGCAGCTGGCGGTGAACGTCACGAACTACAGCACCTCGTGCAGGACCACCGTGTACGCGTCGAACACGGTGACGGGCGGCGAGGGGCTCACCAACATCACGGTGACGCCCTGA
- a CDS encoding PAC2 family protein produces MLDPQGLYAWEPKGLAVVDMALAQESAGLVMLYHFDGYIDAGETGDQIVDRLLDSLPHQVVARFDHDRLVDYRARRPLLTFKRDRWTDYEEPALDVRLVQDATGAPFLLLSGPEPDVEWERFAAAVEQIVERLGVRLAVNFHGIPMGVPHTRPVGVTPHGNRTDLVPGHRSPFDEAQVPGSAEALVEYRLMEAGHDVLGVAAHVPHYIARSPYPDAALTVLEAITGATGLVLPGIAHSLRNEAHRTQTEIDRQIQEGDEELVSLVQGLEHQYDAAAGSETRGNMLAEPVEIPSADEIGLEFERFLAEREGDS; encoded by the coding sequence GTGCTTGATCCGCAGGGTTTGTACGCATGGGAGCCGAAGGGCCTGGCCGTGGTGGACATGGCGCTCGCCCAGGAGTCGGCCGGACTGGTCATGCTCTACCACTTCGACGGATACATCGACGCGGGTGAAACGGGCGACCAGATCGTCGACCGGCTGCTCGACTCGCTGCCCCACCAGGTCGTGGCCCGGTTCGACCACGACCGGCTGGTGGACTACCGGGCACGCCGCCCGCTGCTGACGTTCAAGCGCGACCGGTGGACCGACTACGAGGAGCCCGCGCTCGACGTGCGGCTCGTCCAGGACGCCACGGGCGCGCCCTTCCTGCTGCTGTCCGGCCCCGAGCCGGACGTCGAGTGGGAGCGCTTCGCCGCCGCCGTCGAGCAGATCGTGGAGCGGCTCGGCGTCCGGCTCGCGGTGAACTTCCACGGCATCCCCATGGGCGTTCCGCACACCCGCCCCGTGGGTGTCACACCGCACGGCAACCGCACCGACCTGGTGCCCGGTCACCGCAGTCCCTTCGACGAGGCACAGGTCCCCGGCAGCGCCGAGGCCCTCGTCGAGTACCGCCTCATGGAGGCCGGGCACGACGTACTGGGTGTCGCCGCGCACGTTCCGCACTACATCGCCCGCTCCCCGTACCCGGACGCCGCACTGACCGTCCTCGAGGCCATCACGGGCGCCACGGGCCTGGTGCTTCCCGGCATCGCGCACTCGCTGCGCAACGAGGCGCACCGCACCCAGACGGAGATCGACCGGCAGATCCAGGAGGGCGACGAGGAACTCGTCTCCCTCGTCCAGGGCCTCGAGCACCAGTACGACGCCGCGGCGGGCTCGGAGACGCGGGGCAACATGCTCGCGGAGCCCGTGGAGATCCCGTCGGCGGACGAGATCGGGCTGGAGTTCGAGCGCTTCCTCGCGGAGCGCGAAGGCGACTCGTAG
- the rpsA gene encoding 30S ribosomal protein S1 — protein sequence MTSSTETTSTTPQVAVNDIGNEEAFLAAIDETIKYFNDGDIVDGVIVKVDRDEVLLDIGYKTEGVIPSRELSIKHDVDPNEVVAVGDEIEALVLQKEDKEGRLILSKKRAQYERAWGTIEKIKEEDGIVTGTVIEVVKGGLILDIGLRGFLPASLVEMRRVRDLQPYVGKELEAKIIELDKNRNNVVLSRRAWLEQTQSEVRQTFLTTLQKGQVRSGVVSSIVNFGAFVDLGGVDGLVHVSELSWKHIDHPSEVVEVGQEVTVEVLDVDMDRERVSLSLKATQEDPWQQFARTHQIGQVVPGKVTKLVPFGAFVRVDEGIEGLVHISELAERHVEIPEQVVQVNDEIFVKVIDIDLERRRISLSLKQANEAFGADPASVEFDPTLYGMAASYDDQGNYIYPEGFDPETNDWLEGFESQREVWETQYAEAQTRFEQHQAQVIKSREADAQAEAEGASTSSAAPAASGGGSYSSESDDTSGALASDEALAALREKLAGGQS from the coding sequence ATGACGAGCAGCACCGAGACCACCTCTACCACGCCGCAGGTAGCGGTCAACGACATCGGTAACGAGGAAGCCTTCCTCGCCGCGATCGACGAGACGATCAAGTACTTCAACGACGGCGACATCGTCGACGGCGTCATCGTGAAGGTCGACCGGGACGAGGTCCTGCTCGACATCGGTTACAAGACCGAAGGTGTCATCCCGAGCCGCGAGCTCTCGATCAAGCACGACGTCGACCCCAACGAGGTCGTCGCCGTCGGTGACGAGATCGAAGCCCTTGTTCTCCAGAAGGAGGACAAGGAAGGCCGCCTGATCCTCTCGAAGAAGCGCGCCCAGTACGAGCGCGCCTGGGGCACCATCGAGAAGATCAAGGAAGAGGACGGCATCGTCACCGGTACCGTCATCGAGGTCGTCAAGGGTGGTCTCATCCTCGACATCGGCCTCCGTGGCTTCCTGCCGGCCTCCCTCGTCGAGATGCGCCGTGTCCGCGACCTCCAGCCCTACGTGGGCAAGGAGCTCGAGGCCAAGATCATCGAGCTGGACAAGAACCGCAACAACGTGGTCCTGTCCCGCCGTGCCTGGCTGGAGCAGACCCAGTCCGAGGTTCGCCAGACGTTCCTCACCACCCTCCAGAAGGGTCAGGTCCGCTCCGGCGTCGTCTCCTCGATCGTCAACTTCGGTGCCTTCGTGGACCTGGGTGGCGTCGACGGTCTGGTGCACGTCTCCGAGCTCTCCTGGAAGCACATCGACCACCCCTCCGAGGTTGTCGAGGTCGGCCAGGAAGTCACCGTCGAGGTTCTCGACGTCGACATGGACCGCGAGCGCGTCTCCCTGTCGCTCAAGGCGACGCAGGAAGACCCGTGGCAGCAGTTCGCCCGTACGCACCAGATCGGTCAGGTCGTCCCGGGTAAGGTCACCAAGCTCGTTCCGTTCGGTGCGTTCGTCCGCGTGGACGAGGGCATCGAGGGTCTGGTCCACATCTCCGAGCTGGCCGAGCGCCACGTGGAGATCCCGGAGCAGGTCGTCCAGGTCAACGACGAGATCTTCGTCAAGGTCATCGACATCGACCTCGAGCGCCGCCGCATCAGCCTCTCGCTGAAGCAGGCCAACGAGGCCTTCGGTGCCGACCCGGCGTCGGTCGAGTTCGACCCGACGCTGTACGGCATGGCCGCGTCGTACGACGACCAGGGCAACTACATCTACCCCGAGGGCTTCGACCCCGAGACCAACGACTGGCTCGAGGGCTTCGAATCCCAGCGTGAGGTGTGGGAGACGCAGTACGCCGAGGCGCAGACGCGCTTCGAGCAGCACCAGGCTCAGGTCATCAAGTCCCGCGAGGCGGACGCTCAGGCCGAGGCCGAGGGTGCCAGCACCTCCAGCGCGGCTCCGGCCGCGTCCGGTGGCGGTTCGTACTCCTCGGAGTCGGACGACACCTCCGGCGCCCTGGCGTCGGACGAGGCCCTGGCTGCCCTGCGTGAGAAGCTCGCCGGCGGCCAGAGCTGA